The genomic stretch ATTATTGTTAGTAGTATTGAAGTATCAAGGCTTGTTGAGGGTAAAATATGATAATTGTTATACCAAAGAAACATGAACAAGTTTAGTAGTAGTTGTTCTGTTCTACTGCTCTTTCCGAGCTCTATATGCTTATGACCTTTGCTGTGCAAGCAAGCAGATGACTTCTTGCTCTGAGATCATCCAGCAGAACATTTACACACATAAATAGAAGGGGTACCTGATCTTAAGGAATCATACAGTGCTACTAAGAGCCTGACAAGATACTAGCTAAATTGTTCCAGATAAAAAATGTAGCAGCTAAGGTTACCTTGTACTGGTCATTCCTGTTTGCTAAAACATGAATGACCCTGGTACGCTTCTGTTTAATCGATTCATAAGTACCAAGTATATCTGAATGTCGAAGTGTTAGATCAGATGTTGCACACCATAATTCCCTCCACACCTGACCTTTGCTAATGGTGTGATCATTATCATGCAGTAAGCTGCTGAGCAACGACACCAAATCTGGCAGCGCAAACAACACTACAACATCGACAAGTGATGCCGAGGGATCTGCGATATGGAGGCTAAGAACAGGAAGGGAGAAAGGGTTCTTGCTCTTCCTTCGGTTGCTGCTGAGCATTGCGGTGGTTATCGTGACAGATTCGAACTTTTGGACATGACAAGAGTGTACGCTATCTGTAACAAAAGCAGAAATTTTTGGGAAGGGCATGTTAGAGGAGTGGGGATTGGGTTATGCTTAGTGATTCTTTATTGTTGGATAGGCATCAATAAATTAATCCTTTTTTCTTCAGCTAATGAAATGTGAGTACGATCTGCTGAAATCTCTCGACATTTGAATCTGTCCCAACCATATGAAGTGCTGACGATGGCCATTGTACATCCTTACAACTTATGAGTCTTTGCTATTAACTTAAAATTTGAAACTTACTATGGTTGAGCATGCATCGAATGATCAAAACAGCGATAACGCCGTGCCGGTTCATTTGGGGACGATGGTCAGAACCAGGCCACGATGGCAACTCGGCTGGAGATCCATGAAGCTCCATGTGTCCTCCCCGAGACACCTGGAATAGCTGGGCCCGACGTCGTGATCCCCGATCAGTTTGATGCTGCTCAGCCTGTAATCTCTCAGCTTGCACAGGAACCGGTCCGGCCGCTTCCTTATGGACCAGCGGCGGGCGACGTGGCCGTGGAACACCGCGGGCTCCTCGTTCCAGGCCGCGTCGTGTGTCCAGTCGTCGGAGAAGAGGGCCAAAGAAGCAGACCTCAGCGCCGTCCACGCGTCGAGCCAGCCCGCGGCGAGAGGGAACGGCCCGTCGGCGTCCTCGGCCCAGCTCATGTCGCCGCCGAACACCACGTTCGCCGCGCTGCCCAGCGCCGCGACGGCGTGCTTGGCCTGCGCGCGGCGCTCCACGAAGCgcatgggcgccggcggcgtgggccGCTCGAGCTGGGTCGTCGCCACGCGGATCCgcttcatcgccgccgccgccgggtcggGGCTCACGTCGGCCTCCAGGTAGCCCCGGCCCGTCGGAGAATCGGCGAACTTGCGGCTCGCGAAGTTCTCCAGGGGAAACTTGCTCAACTGCAGCAAGTTTTACAAGATGGCAGACAGTTTTATTTCGTGACAGGTGAGACTCCAAGAAACAA from Setaria italica strain Yugu1 chromosome II, Setaria_italica_v2.0, whole genome shotgun sequence encodes the following:
- the LOC101782501 gene encoding uncharacterized protein LOC101782501; the protein is MTYNVWSREDVAVYKRMEAISGLVEKHDPDVIFFQSSSWWNDYHSSTVYTDGKAPDKNQRDFCLLLSKFPLENFASRKFADSPTGRGYLEADVSPDPAAAAMKRIRVATTQLERPTPPAPMRFVERRAQAKHAVAALGSAANVVFGGDMSWAEDADGPFPLAAGWLDAWTALRSASLALFSDDWTHDAAWNEEPAVFHGHVARRWSIRKRPDRFLCKLRDYRLSSIKLIGDHDVGPSYSRCLGEDTWSFMDLQPSCHRGLVLTIVPK